CGAGGCTAATGAGCGGGTAGATGAACCGCGTCGTGAACGTGGAGAGAATCAGCCCCACGACGGCGAGGTTCAGGAAGCTCACGATGTTCACCCACGTCAGCACGTTGATATCCGACTTGTGCTGCCGAAAGCGGTCGACGTTCGCGAAGTACAGCAGTAGTAGCCCAAAGAAGATGAGGAACTGCGACCATTGCACCGGATCGCGGCGGAAGAGCCGCAGGTCTTTCATAATCAGCAGCTTCGTCTGCACGGGAAACGGCCGCAGCAAAAACGCCGCGGCGCGATCGACCCACGCGAGGGTCAGTTTCGGCTTTTTCGCTCGGCGCGAGTGGAGTTCCCAGTAGCTCGTCCGGAAGCAACGCTTCCCCAGCCACATGAACGCCAAGTGGAGCACCAACGCATTCGAGACGAGCACGACGAGGTACTTGCCCGCTTCGAGCCAGGGTAGATCACGCGGATTATTGGGCGACTGGCGGACCGCACAGATCAGGGCGTTGCTGAGCCAAGTGCTGGGCAACCACTCGCCACGCGCGAAACGGAACCGCTTGAGGGTGTCTTTAAACCATGAATTGCCAAGGAACTCGGTCTCGGAAAACTCCAACGTGTTCCAGATCGACTGGTACGCCACGACGATGATCCCGAGCGCCGCCACGCCGACGGCAATACGCCTGAGATTCGGCAGCCTGTAGATCAGCAGCAAACAGCAGATCGCGCCAATCGTGCAAGGAATGTAAGCGAACGACGCCATCAACGGCAGCATGTAGGCGTAGTAATACCACGGCGCTTTCGCCACTAACCCGTAGGCGAGCAACATCGGGCTCGCCAGCAGAAAGAACCCCCAACTGCTAAATACCAGCGATTCTTGGAAGCGATAGAAGACCAACCGCTCGTCGCGCACCGGCAATGTCATCAGGAACGCCGTCTCGCGCGACGGGTACAGCCCGCCGTACAGAATGATGCCCGACGAAAAAATCAGCATCACCTGCAGCGATAAAAAGAACAGTGGAAAAACGAAGAGCATCGTCTCCGAGTGGTAGCGCGAGCCGGGCGATTCGACGTACTTGATGACGAAATCAAAGCCCTTGTAGAAGAGCGCAAACAAACCGAACCAGAAGAAAAGGCTCAGCCCGACGACCAGCGCGGTTCGCAACCGGGCGTTCGTCAACAGGTATCGCAGATGGGATTGCCCCATTTGCAGGCGCAACCGCCAGAAAATCTGCCCCTCGCGATCATGCGACGGCAGCTTGCTGCACAGTTCGATCAACTGCGCGTCGGTGGGAGGCGTCCGGTCGGTCATCTGCGTGCGCTGAACCTGCTAGTTGTCCATCATGGCGAGATAGAGCGATTCGAGCGATTGCCCCGCCGTCGGGTTCAGTTGCCGCATTTGTTCGACATTTCCTTCGAACACAATTTTGCCGCTCTTCATCACGCCGACGCGGTCGCAGATCGCTTCCGCCACTTCGAGCGTATGAGTCGACATGAGCACCGCTTTCCCCGATTCGGCATAGCTCTTCAGCAAGTCCTTCACGAGTCGGATGCTGTGGGGATCGAGGCCGACCATCGGCTCGTCGACCACGAGCAGTTCCGGCTGATGGAGCAGCGCAGCCGCGAAAACGGTCCGCTGCCGCATGCCGTGCGAGTAGCTTTCGGTGAGTTGGTCGAGGAAGTCGTTCAGCTGAAAACGATCGGCCTCGCGCGTGACCGCTTCATTGGCGGCGGATTCCGACATGCCGTACATATCGGCGACGAATCGCAGGAACTCGCGGCCTGAGAGTTTGTCGTACAGGAACGGCAGATCGGGGACGTAGCCGATTAGCCGGCTCACCTCGCGGGGGTTCTCGACGACATTGTACGGCCCTACGCGAATTTCGCCGCTGGTGGGCCGTAGCAAGCCGACGAGCATCTTGATCGTCGTCGTCTTCCCGGCGCCGTTGTGCCCGAGCAACGCGAACAACTCGCCATGGTCGATGTGCAGATTCAAGCAATCCACCGCGACGCGTGCGCCGTAGGTGCGCGTCACGTTGTCGAAGCGGAGCATGAGCCGATGATCCGTCAGCCTCTCCGGCGACGGCCTGTCAGGAATTGGGACGGCGGCCGCGAACGCTGTTTCGGCCAGAAGCTGACTCAAGCTTACAGTTGAGCATCAGCTTGCGCGGGAGGCAACTCCGGCGGATGCCCCCAACCGCGCCCTGGCCCTCGGCTCGGACCGTAGCGGTGCTCGCCCCCCCTCGTGCCTGGGCCGTAGGAACCGCGGCCGTGACGCCGACGTCGCTCATAACTTGACGTCGAAAGCAACTCGTTGCCCCGTTTCAGCGCCTCTTCGTCCGAGAGGCGATCAAACCGCAGCTTCGAGTTGGAAATGATGACGTCCTGACGCAGTACGACGCCGTCCGTTTGCCGCACCCAAGCAATCGCTTGCAGGCGGGCGTCCTCAGGAACGCCGGGCGCGGGCGGGCCGTGGAACTCGACGCGCATCACACGGTGGTTGACGCCGTCTTGAGTCAACGTCTCGATGCCGGTCACCTCGACGTCGACTGTCTCCACCGGCGCGCTCGGTGCGTGGAACGGATTGTAGACTTCCTCCGTCCAGGCGCGGCCGACGTACAAGTATGGGAGCTTTGCATCTGGGAATAACGCCTCGTTGAGCGCCGAGTGATCCCCAATCGGCACCTTCGGTTCGTACTTCACCTCGCCGAACTCGACGTTCAGATCAAGGAATGCTCCATTGACCTTTCCGTCGAGCCGCAGCACGCTGTTTACCTCGTTGATGGAAACGCGGCTATCGAACTGCGAGAAATTATCGAGCGAATCGAACTCCAAGCGAGTGTGGGCGTCGAACTTCATGCTGCCGATATCGCCGACGACTTGCCGCATGAGAGCCGGCACCAAGTCGAGGAGGGGCACGTCATTGAGAATGACGCGGTTTTCGAGATTGGTCGTCCCGAGCACGCCTGGCTTGCGAACGCTGGCCGCGTAGCCCACCTCTCGATCGCCCCAGGAGACGCGCCACGCCACCGGGACGTTCGGCTCGAAGCCGGCGCCAGCTGGCGGCTCGCCCCCATGGAACGAAGGCAACACCTTGTCCATCATGAGCCAGGACATGCTGCCCAGCCAAATGACGATTACTGCGCACACGAACACTCGGTTGGCCATGAGAGGCTACTCCCCAACCGTGATGAAACCAGAACTTCCTGGCGACGGCAGCCTAAAACCGACAGCCGCCTCCGAGCGACCGTTCCAGCGGCGCTCCCCCCGGAACGCTCTCACTCATCATAACGCCCTTCGCCGCAAACGGCGAAGAAATTCTCCAACTCGCGCGGAACCGCTGTCAGCCGCGGGCCTCAGCGAATATCAAACGAACTCGCCGAAGGTCGCCAGATATCTAACACCACTCACTACAGTTTAGTTCGCGCTGGCCGCAAACCCGACATCGTTTGGTCAAAAGCTGCTCGGTTAGCCCGAACCTCGCAGCCGGTGAAGTTCTCCTCCTGACGAGGCGTGACCGCAGCGGCGAAGAACTTTAGTCTCAATTTCCGCAAGACTTAGGGTTCGCTATTGGGGTTAAACGATCAGTGAGAGTCGGGAAAATCGCAAGGCGTCGATTTATTGGCATGACGCTTGCACTTGTCCTGCCTCGAAGGACGGCGCCCCGCTACCGTGGGGGAAGTGAGGCGCTTCGCTGCCGATCAGGTTGAGTTTCCGGCCAATCGGCTTCCCACCGCGTTGTAAGTTCCGGTAGTGTTTGAAGTTACGGACTTCCACAAAGCCGTCTCTTCACCGAGTTATTGCGAGTAATTAACCGGAAATTGCATTGAATTGCCGCCTTAGCGGCGATAACCTGAATATCGCCGCGGTGGAAGTGGATGCTTCCCCGACCCTAGCAGGAGATAGGTGCCCATGGCTGCCACATACTACGTCCAGGAATGCCCAACGTGCGGACGCAATTTGCAAGTCCGCGTGGAGTATTTGGGGAAGCGCGTAGTTTGTCAGCACTGCAAGGCTAAATTCGAAGCCTGTGATCCGAGTTCGGCGGCTTATCCCCCGTCTGAATCGAGCCTCTCGCTACTGGCTCGGGCCGATCAACTGATCGAAAGCGCGACCCGCAGCAGCCTGAGCACGATCACTCGCAGCGCTATCTAACTCGCGCTTCCGCGAGAATCCGATGCGCTTCTGGAATGGTTTGCGAAACTGTTCCTGCACCTACGCGCGTTACGGCTGACCGCAGTGATCGCTGGTCTGCGTCCTATGCGCCGCGGATCAGACGAGCTAAGTCCTCGAAGAACTCGGGATAAGTTTTCGACGTGCAGCCGGGATTGCGGATTACCACCCCTGGGGTCCGCAATCCCGCCAGCGCGAAGCTCATCGCCATGCGGTGATCGTTGTAGGTGTCGATCGCCGCGCCCCGCAGCGTGCCGGGGTGAACCGTAAGCCCGTCCTCGGTCTCGTCGACCGTCGCGCCTAGCTTCCGCAGTTCGCACGCCGTCGCGCCAATGCGGTCGGTTTCCTTATGGCGAATGTGGGCCACGTTACGCATCCGGGTCGGGCCGTCGGCAAACAGGGCGACCACCGACAGCGTCTGCACGGTGTCGCTGATGCCGTTCATATCGACGTCGATCCCGTGAAGTTTGCCGCCTTGGACCGTGATCGAGTCTGGCCCGTATTCGACGCTGGCCCCCATCTGAGCGAGGCAATCGCAGAACTCGACGTCTCCTTGCAAACTCGCGCGGCTCAGATTCTCGACCGTGATCCGTCCGCCGGTAATCGCTGCTAAGGCGAAGTAGTAGCTCGCGGCCGAGGCGTCGGGCTCGATCGCATACTCAATCCCGCGATATTGCTGCCCGTTTGAGACCGAGATCTTGGCGTAGTCGCTCGTTGCAGTGGCCGCGGCGCCGAACGACTCCATCACCTTGATCGTCATGTCGACGTACGGGATCGAAACGAGCGTCCCCGAAACCTTCAGCGTGATCGGCTGCTGGGCGTAGGGGGCTGCCATCAGCAGGCCGCTGAGAAACTGGCTCGATACGTCGCCGCGAATCGAGGCTTCGCCGCCCGGCAGGCCGCTTGCCGTCACCGCGACCGGCGGGCATTCGTTGGCGCCGAGCGCCTCGATCTGCACGCCGAGCTGCCGCAGCGACGAGACGAGATCGCCGATCGGCCGCTCGCGCATCCGAGCAATGCCGTCGAGCTTGTAGGCGCCATGGCCGATGGTTGCCATCGCCGTGAGGAACCGCATCGAGGTGCCGCTGTTGGCGATAAACAGCTCCGCCGACTTGGCTGGAATCTTCCCGCCGCAACCGGCTACTCGCAGCGTGCGGCCATGATCGCTCACCTCGACCGCGATGCCGAGCTGCTGCAGCGCCGCGATCATCACGTGCGTATCTTCGCTCTCGAGCGCCCCGGTGAGCGTCGACGCCCCATCAGCCAACGCCGCGCAAATGAGCGCACGGTTGGTAATGCTCTTCGACCCCGGCGGCCGAATCGATCCGTTCACGGGACCGGCGACAGGCGTCATTTCGATCGAATCGGGAGCGGCGCTCATTCAGCAATTTTCCAAAGATGGCTATGGCTGCGGACGAACATCGAGTTGCCCGAGACCGCGGGCGACGCGAGGATCTCTTCAACCATATTAATTTCGGCGAGGATCTCGCCCTTCAAATTTAGCACGAACGCATCGCCCTTGGCATTGAAGCAGTAGAGATGCTCGGGCCCCAGCAGCGGCGTGGCCCAGACGGAGCCTTTGAGCCGCGTCGTCCAGTCGATTTCCTCGGTCTTGAGGTCGAAGCAATTGAGCACGCCGCCGCGGTTGATCGCGTAGATCTTGCCGTCGCGAATGACGGGGCTCGCCGAGGTCGGTTTTAGTCGCTTCGCTTCCCAAACTGGTTCGGCGGGATCTTCCGTCGGGACGAGTTCCACTGCCGAAAGCCACTTGGCCGGCACATAGACGCGACCTTCGTACGGCGTCGAAGAGGCGATCGTGTCGCACTCCATTTCAACGTTCCACACCGGTCGGCCGTCGGCCGGCTTAAGCAGCTGCACCCCCTTGGGCGTTTGGATGATTACGCCGCGGGCGTCGGGTTCGTCGACAAAGTAGGGCGATGTCCAGCTCGATTGGTTCGGCCGATCCTCTTGCCAGCGGAGCTCGCCGGTGGCCGCGTCGTACGCCGCGACGAAGCCGGCCGTCTCGCCGTTGCACTGGAGGATCACCACGCCGTCGACGACGACGGGCGAGCTCGCCATGCCAAAGTCGTTGCCGAGTCCCTCGTGCGCGGCGGTGAGGTCCTTCTGCCACACATCTTTGCCGTCGAGATCGAGGACGAACATGTCGTTCGACGAGAAGAGCGTGTAGATCCGCTCGCCGTCGGTGGCCGGGGTATTCGCGGCAACGGCGGTCAGCTCGTTGATGACGACGTTTCCCTGAGCGGCGAACTCGCGGCGCCACAGCTCCTTACCCGTCCCGGCGTCGAATGCCAGCACGAAGAGCTCGCGTTCCTTCTCGCCAGCGGAGCAGGTGACAATGACGCGCCCCGCGACGACGATCGGGCTCGAGACGCCGCGCCCCGGCAGGTCGGCGGTCCACGCGATGTTTTTCGGCGGCCGGATCGACCAGTCGAGCGGCAACTTGGCGGCGGTTTGGTTCAACCCGCCGCCGCGGAACGAGGGCCAGTCGTCGGCTGTGAGTTCCGCAGTCGCGGGACGCACGGCGAGCAGCGCAAGCGTGAGCGTCAATCCGCCCAGGCGGAGCCGCTTCCCCAAATTCTCACGCGCCGACATGTCCAAAAACAACGCCCCTCGGATGCTGCCCCAGCCTGTCGCAGCGATCGCGGTCAGCGTATGCTGAAGGCAGAGACTCACGGCTGAAATCTCGCTGGTTGCCCAACGACCGCCCCCGTGAGCATGGCAAAC
This sequence is a window from Lacipirellula parvula. Protein-coding genes within it:
- a CDS encoding putative ABC transporter permease subunit, producing the protein MTDRTPPTDAQLIELCSKLPSHDREGQIFWRLRLQMGQSHLRYLLTNARLRTALVVGLSLFFWFGLFALFYKGFDFVIKYVESPGSRYHSETMLFVFPLFFLSLQVMLIFSSGIILYGGLYPSRETAFLMTLPVRDERLVFYRFQESLVFSSWGFFLLASPMLLAYGLVAKAPWYYYAYMLPLMASFAYIPCTIGAICCLLLIYRLPNLRRIAVGVAALGIIVVAYQSIWNTLEFSETEFLGNSWFKDTLKRFRFARGEWLPSTWLSNALICAVRQSPNNPRDLPWLEAGKYLVVLVSNALVLHLAFMWLGKRCFRTSYWELHSRRAKKPKLTLAWVDRAAAFLLRPFPVQTKLLIMKDLRLFRRDPVQWSQFLIFFGLLLLYFANVDRFRQHKSDINVLTWVNIVSFLNLAVVGLILSTFTTRFIYPLISLEGRRFWILSRLPVERDTILWGKFLFAACGSWLPCAALVGISDVMLDVSFMVVAVHQLICLLLCLGLAGMAVGFGAMMPNFREQSPSKIAAGFGGTLNLVLSALYIMAVVLMTALPCHFYLLAGKAEMPPKLLQPQYLRFWLMLGILASMILAAIVTILPLRGGLKAFRRLEV
- a CDS encoding ABC transporter ATP-binding protein, yielding MLRFDNVTRTYGARVAVDCLNLHIDHGELFALLGHNGAGKTTTIKMLVGLLRPTSGEIRVGPYNVVENPREVSRLIGYVPDLPFLYDKLSGREFLRFVADMYGMSESAANEAVTREADRFQLNDFLDQLTESYSHGMRQRTVFAAALLHQPELLVVDEPMVGLDPHSIRLVKDLLKSYAESGKAVLMSTHTLEVAEAICDRVGVMKSGKIVFEGNVEQMRQLNPTAGQSLESLYLAMMDN
- the aroA gene encoding 3-phosphoshikimate 1-carboxyvinyltransferase; translation: MSAAPDSIEMTPVAGPVNGSIRPPGSKSITNRALICAALADGASTLTGALESEDTHVMIAALQQLGIAVEVSDHGRTLRVAGCGGKIPAKSAELFIANSGTSMRFLTAMATIGHGAYKLDGIARMRERPIGDLVSSLRQLGVQIEALGANECPPVAVTASGLPGGEASIRGDVSSQFLSGLLMAAPYAQQPITLKVSGTLVSIPYVDMTIKVMESFGAAATATSDYAKISVSNGQQYRGIEYAIEPDASAASYYFALAAITGGRITVENLSRASLQGDVEFCDCLAQMGASVEYGPDSITVQGGKLHGIDVDMNGISDTVQTLSVVALFADGPTRMRNVAHIRHKETDRIGATACELRKLGATVDETEDGLTVHPGTLRGAAIDTYNDHRMAMSFALAGLRTPGVVIRNPGCTSKTYPEFFEDLARLIRGA
- a CDS encoding PQQ-binding-like beta-propeller repeat protein codes for the protein MSLCLQHTLTAIAATGWGSIRGALFLDMSARENLGKRLRLGGLTLTLALLAVRPATAELTADDWPSFRGGGLNQTAAKLPLDWSIRPPKNIAWTADLPGRGVSSPIVVAGRVIVTCSAGEKERELFVLAFDAGTGKELWRREFAAQGNVVINELTAVAANTPATDGERIYTLFSSNDMFVLDLDGKDVWQKDLTAAHEGLGNDFGMASSPVVVDGVVILQCNGETAGFVAAYDAATGELRWQEDRPNQSSWTSPYFVDEPDARGVIIQTPKGVQLLKPADGRPVWNVEMECDTIASSTPYEGRVYVPAKWLSAVELVPTEDPAEPVWEAKRLKPTSASPVIRDGKIYAINRGGVLNCFDLKTEEIDWTTRLKGSVWATPLLGPEHLYCFNAKGDAFVLNLKGEILAEINMVEEILASPAVSGNSMFVRSHSHLWKIAE